From Solanum lycopersicum chromosome 8, SLM_r2.1, the proteins below share one genomic window:
- the LOC101245864 gene encoding uncharacterized protein produces the protein MVEDESGKDEEVVETSGELVDKVVKEQESIATRSLVQKKKDSGGFTVPRTIFLIHFAKALCDLDASINLMPLSICKKLGFNDLKPTIMRLLMTDPTVKRPIAILHDVLVKVELFIFLADFIILDCEVDFEVPIILRRPFLYTGRAFVDMVKAQMKIRFNNGEANFPDL, from the exons atGGTAGAAGATGAGTCAGGAAAAGATGAAGAGGTAGTGGAAACTAGTGGTGAATTGGTGGACAAAGTTGTGAAAGAACAAGAG tctattgctacaaggtctcttgtgcaaaagaaaaaagattcgGGCGGTTTCACTGTTCCACGTACCATCTTTTTGATACATTTTGCTAAAGCACTATGTGATCTCGATGCAAGCATAAACCTCATGCCTCTCTCTATTTGTAAGAAATTAGGTTTTAATGACCTAAAGCCCACTATAATGCGGTTACTGATGACCGATCCAACAGTGAAGAGGCCTATTGCGATACTCCATGATGTTCTCGTGAAGGTGGAGTTGTTTATATTTCTAGCCGATTTTATCATTCTTGactgtgaggttgattttgaggtgcctattattcttagGAGGCCGTTCCTTTATACTGGTCGTGCCTTCGTTGATATGGTAAAAGCACAGATGAAGATTAGGTTCAATAATGGAGAAgcaaattttccagatttgtag